ACCGGAGCTGAGGACGCGAAGAAGACTCTTTCAGGGCTGTAACGGAACGTGATCAGTCAAGCGGGGCAAACTGAAACTGCAACGATTCACCACGTTGACGTTTATGTTGGATTTCCTTGAAGGTTTGCTGAAATGCAGCCAGGCGTTCCACAGTGGTGGGATGAGTACGACTTATCGCATGCCCAGACGTGGATTGTGCCCGTTCGAGCTGCCGTAGCCGTTCCCATACCCGTCGAACCGCATCCAGATCATAGCCTGCCCGGGCCATGAGATACGCCCCGACATGATCGGCCTGTGCTTCGAGCATGCGAGCCTCTGGTTGAGGCGTATCTGGTGTCGCAGGCCCGACTGCCGCGCGGAGAAAAGCGTTCAGCATCACCCTCAGCTGAGCATTCTGGGCATGATTGAGGATGTTGTGCGCAACCTCATGCGCGAGAATCCAGGCCAATTCATCATCCCTGACGAATGATTGCATCGCTCCCGTCGTCACCGCAATGACCCGGCCATTAGACACCCCGTTGATGAGGTTGCTTTCAATCAGTCCCAACGAGAATTTGCAGACCGGAAGCGCCCGCATCGTCACGGTTCGACGCGCAGCCCCACGTTGGACTTCAAGCTGCAACGGTTGAATGCGGGCCGCCGTCAGTCGAGACACCAGCTGCATAATCGTGTGCGCGTCGTGCGCTTCGACATTCGCCGTATTGACTTCAATGATATGATCCCCCAGAACAAGCCCAGCCTGGGCCGCTGGCAGGCGCGGATGCACATAGGAGACGATCGGACCTGTCACGCCTCGACTTGTGGTCCCCCCCTTTCTCGGATGGTTCTCAAGGAAGAACCCATACGTCGCCTCTTGTTCGAACGGACACCAACCGACGGCTGCAGCTAGGAGGAGCAAGCCGACATCATGCAGACGGCGTTGCAGTACTTCCAGATCATTTGGAGGTGGGGTTTTTCGAACATCGTAGAGGCTTGAACAGGCGCCCAGGACACAGAGCGCGAGAAGCAGGAGCCCGATGGCTAGTTTTCTTGGAAGCATCATGCTCCGAGAGGTTCGGTCCAGCTGCATATGATCCGAAGAGAACACCTGCGTGAGGGAACAATCCATTGATCGTGATGCACAGGAGAGCATAACGGGAAAAAACAAAGGGCCGGCCCTCTGGTTGAGGACCGACCCTCTTCACGGTTGTTCTTACTTGTGAACGCTACCGATTAGGACTTGCCAGAACTCCGTCTCCACAAGCCAAGGGCGACTAACCCTGAACCGAGCAACAGCATGGATGCCGGCTCGGGAACCGGATCATTTCCAATCCCAGGACTCTCTCGAGTATAGAGGCTAAAATGAGAAACATCCTTAGGATTGCCATTTTGAGCAAAGATACCGATATAAGGTGAGGTCCAGGAATAGGTCCCATTCGCATCTGCCTCATACAGATATCCCACAAGAGTACTACCCTGGCCACCTTTAATGATGACTAACGCATCCAGGTCCGCTGCCAAACCAGTAATGCTAAAGGTTCCGCTCTGCCCGCTCTGAGTGCCTGATAATAGTGAGGAGTTTCCCACCGACCCATTGAGAGTCCAGTCACTTGACCCAAAAAAACCTTGGTTATTTACCAAATTCTGTGAGTCGTTACCTGGACCTGTAAAAGGGGTCACATACTGGCAGCCATCGCTCCCAGAAAAGTTATCGGCCATGTCGGCGGTGCAAGCGACAAGAGTAGCTTGAGCTCCACCGACCCAACTCACTCCTGCCATCAAAACGGCTAAGGAGCACACCATTGATTTAATAATCGATAGTTTCACTCTGAACACCTTTCCTTTCCCCTGGTTATTCTGTGATCGACGACGCGTGTCGTCGATTATCTTCTATCTGCTTCAAACATGGACATATCTGAGTCTAAGCATGTGCCGTGCCAAATTATTGACGATTGCAAACTATATCTTTCATACCACGATTCACACTCTATCGAAGGCGATAGCGAAGCTAACTGTTAAGTTTCTTTACACTCTAAAATAGATAACCATGCGCCATATTCATTAATAATTCATTAATTCAAAATCTTACGAGCACTGAACGGCTTGTAATAATTTTTAACACTGTAAACCGATCTAACAACGTCTTGACAGGCTATTTGGATTCATCGCGAAGTCGTGTTCAGGTGAGATTAAGCGTTTTCCGTTTGGCCTTCGGCCTTTGTCTTCTTCAACCCATAGCGGTCCAACAATTGATAGAGAG
Above is a window of Candidatus Nitrospira nitrosa DNA encoding:
- a CDS encoding PEP-CTERM sorting domain-containing protein translates to MKLSIIKSMVCSLAVLMAGVSWVGGAQATLVACTADMADNFSGSDGCQYVTPFTGPGNDSQNLVNNQGFFGSSDWTLNGSVGNSSLLSGTQSGQSGTFSITGLAADLDALVIIKGGQGSTLVGYLYEADANGTYSWTSPYIGIFAQNGNPKDVSHFSLYTRESPGIGNDPVPEPASMLLLGSGLVALGLWRRSSGKS
- a CDS encoding M48 family metalloprotease, which produces MMLPRKLAIGLLLLALCVLGACSSLYDVRKTPPPNDLEVLQRRLHDVGLLLLAAAVGWCPFEQEATYGFFLENHPRKGGTTSRGVTGPIVSYVHPRLPAAQAGLVLGDHIIEVNTANVEAHDAHTIMQLVSRLTAARIQPLQLEVQRGAARRTVTMRALPVCKFSLGLIESNLINGVSNGRVIAVTTGAMQSFVRDDELAWILAHEVAHNILNHAQNAQLRVMLNAFLRAAVGPATPDTPQPEARMLEAQADHVGAYLMARAGYDLDAVRRVWERLRQLERAQSTSGHAISRTHPTTVERLAAFQQTFKEIQHKRQRGESLQFQFAPLD